One Mixta gaviniae genomic window carries:
- a CDS encoding DUF2933 domain-containing protein produces MKSTTYALIAVAAIAAFALLREHWSHVAGYWPYLLLLVCPLMHLFHGHGGHGDHQHQGSENDKKN; encoded by the coding sequence ATGAAAAGTACCACCTATGCGCTTATTGCTGTCGCCGCGATCGCGGCATTTGCCCTCCTGCGCGAACACTGGTCACATGTGGCAGGTTACTGGCCATATCTGTTATTGCTGGTCTGCCCGCTAATGCATCTTTTCCACGGCCACGGAGGGCATGGAGATCATCAACATCAAGGAAGTGAAAACGATAAAAAAAATTAA
- a CDS encoding DUF411 domain-containing protein, translating to MKKVVLMALALGLSLPAMASEKVIDMYKSENCGCCSLWGKAMEKDGFEVRTHVMNDQALSALKEKHAVPAGLRSCHTAVVGNLIIEGHVPAATIHKAMQSGSGIYGLATPGMPAGSPGMEMGARKEAYDVIAFSPEGSKKVFQRIE from the coding sequence ATGAAAAAAGTGGTTCTAATGGCCCTGGCTCTCGGCCTGTCACTGCCTGCAATGGCGAGTGAAAAAGTCATTGATATGTACAAATCTGAAAACTGTGGCTGTTGTTCCCTGTGGGGCAAAGCGATGGAAAAAGACGGGTTCGAAGTGCGAACTCACGTCATGAATGATCAGGCGCTGTCAGCCCTGAAAGAAAAGCATGCTGTTCCTGCTGGACTACGAAGTTGTCATACCGCGGTTGTAGGTAATTTGATCATTGAAGGCCATGTGCCTGCGGCAACGATACATAAGGCCATGCAGTCTGGTTCGGGTATATACGGTCTCGCCACCCCCGGTATGCCAGCAGGAAGTCCGGGAATGGAGATGGGGGCCCGAAAAGAGGCTTACGATGTTATCGCATTCTCACCGGAGGGCAGTAAAAAAGTCTTCCAGCGAATCGAATAG
- the silA gene encoding Cu(+)/Ag(+) efflux RND transporter permease subunit SilA produces the protein MIEWIIRRSVANRFLVMMGALFLSIWGTWTIINTPVDALPDLSDVQVIIKTSYPGQAPQIVENQVTYPLTTTMLSVPGAKTVRGFSQFGDSYVYVIFEDGTDLYWARSRVLEYLNQVQGKLPAGVSSEIGPDATGVGWIFEYALVDRNGKHDLSELRSLQDWFLKFELKTIPNVAEVASVGGVVKQYQIQVNPVKLSQYGISLPEVKQALESSNQEAGGSSVEMAEAEYMVRASGYLQSIDDFNNIVLKTGENGVPVYLRDVARVQTGPEMRRGIAELNGQGEVAGGVVILRSGKNARDVITAVRDKLETLKASLPEGVEIVTTYDRSQLIDRAIDNLSSKLLEEFIVVAIVCALFLWHVRSALVAIISLPLGLCIAFIVMHFQGLNANIMSLGGIAIAVGAMVDAAIVMIENAHKRLEEWDHQHPGEQIDNATRWKVITDASVEVGPALFISLLIITLSFIPIFTLEGQEGRLFGPLAFTKTYSMAGAAALAIIVIPILMGFWIRGKIPAETSNPLNRVLIKAYHPLLLRVLHWPKTTLLVAALSIFTVIWPLSQVGGEFLPKINEGDLLYMPSTLPGVSPAEAAALLQTTDKLIKSVPEVASVFGKTGKAETATDSAPLEMVETTIQLKPEDQWRPGMTIDKIIDELDRTVRLPGLANLWVPPIRNRIDMLSTGIKSPIGIKVSGTVLSDIDATAQSIEAVAKTVPGVVSVLAERLEGGRYIDIDINREKASRYGMTVGDVQLFVSSAIGGAMVGETVEGVARYPINIRYPQDYRNSPQALKQMPILTPMKQQITLGDVADINVVSGPTMLKTENARPASWIYVDARGRDMVSVVNDIKTAISEKVKLRPGTSVAFSGQFELLEHANKKLKLMVPMTVMIIFILLYLAFRRVDEALLILMSLPFALVGGIWFLYWQGFHMSVATGTGFIALAGVAAEFGVVMLMYLRHAIEAHPELSRKETFTPEGLDEALYHGAVLRVRPKAMTVAVIIAGLLPILWGTGAGSEVMSRIAAPMIGGMITAPLLSLFIIPAAYKLIWLRRHKKSVS, from the coding sequence ATGATTGAATGGATTATCCGGCGCTCTGTCGCCAACCGTTTCCTGGTCATGATGGGCGCACTGTTTCTCAGCATCTGGGGCACATGGACGATAATTAACACGCCGGTCGATGCGCTGCCTGACCTGTCAGATGTGCAGGTCATTATTAAAACCAGCTATCCCGGACAGGCCCCGCAGATTGTAGAAAACCAGGTCACCTATCCGCTTACCACCACCATGCTGTCCGTACCTGGCGCAAAAACCGTGCGTGGCTTTTCACAGTTCGGTGATTCGTATGTGTATGTCATTTTTGAAGACGGCACCGATCTGTACTGGGCCCGTTCGCGCGTGCTGGAATACCTGAATCAGGTTCAGGGCAAACTGCCTGCGGGTGTGAGCTCTGAAATCGGCCCGGACGCCACGGGAGTGGGCTGGATATTTGAATATGCCCTTGTCGATCGCAACGGAAAACACGACCTTTCAGAACTGCGCTCTCTGCAGGACTGGTTCCTGAAATTTGAGCTGAAAACCATCCCGAACGTGGCTGAGGTCGCTTCGGTTGGCGGCGTGGTGAAACAGTACCAGATTCAGGTCAATCCGGTAAAACTGTCCCAGTACGGTATCAGCCTGCCCGAAGTGAAACAGGCACTTGAATCGTCTAACCAGGAGGCCGGTGGCTCATCCGTTGAAATGGCCGAAGCGGAGTATATGGTCCGTGCCAGCGGTTATCTTCAGAGCATTGATGATTTTAATAACATCGTCCTGAAAACAGGTGAGAACGGCGTGCCGGTTTATCTGCGGGATGTTGCCCGCGTGCAGACCGGGCCCGAAATGAGGCGTGGTATTGCCGAGCTGAACGGCCAGGGAGAAGTCGCTGGCGGCGTGGTGATCCTGCGGTCGGGTAAAAATGCGCGCGACGTTATCACGGCAGTGAGGGATAAACTGGAGACGCTGAAGGCCAGCCTGCCGGAAGGCGTTGAAATCGTGACCACCTACGATCGCAGCCAGTTAATCGACCGGGCGATTGATAACCTCAGTTCCAAACTTCTGGAAGAGTTTATCGTGGTGGCCATCGTCTGTGCTCTGTTCCTGTGGCACGTACGTTCTGCCCTGGTGGCGATTATCTCTCTGCCGCTTGGCCTGTGTATCGCCTTTATCGTCATGCACTTCCAGGGACTGAACGCCAATATCATGTCGCTGGGAGGGATAGCGATTGCCGTCGGTGCGATGGTGGATGCCGCCATTGTGATGATTGAAAATGCGCACAAACGGCTTGAGGAGTGGGATCATCAGCATCCGGGTGAGCAGATTGACAACGCCACCCGCTGGAAGGTGATTACCGACGCCTCCGTGGAAGTGGGACCCGCGTTGTTCATTAGCCTGCTGATCATCACCCTGTCCTTTATTCCTATCTTTACCCTGGAAGGGCAGGAAGGTCGTCTGTTTGGCCCGCTGGCATTCACGAAAACGTACTCCATGGCGGGAGCGGCCGCACTGGCCATCATCGTCATTCCTATTCTGATGGGATTCTGGATCCGGGGGAAAATTCCTGCCGAGACAAGTAACCCCCTGAACCGGGTGCTGATCAAAGCGTATCATCCTTTGCTGCTGCGGGTCCTCCACTGGCCAAAAACAACCCTGCTGGTTGCGGCCTTGTCCATTTTCACGGTTATCTGGCCACTGAGTCAGGTGGGCGGTGAATTTCTGCCGAAGATTAACGAGGGCGATCTGCTGTATATGCCGTCGACCTTGCCTGGCGTCTCTCCGGCAGAAGCTGCAGCGCTCCTGCAGACAACAGACAAGTTAATCAAAAGCGTTCCTGAAGTGGCTTCTGTATTTGGCAAGACCGGTAAAGCAGAGACCGCAACGGATTCCGCGCCGCTCGAAATGGTGGAAACCACGATCCAGCTCAAACCTGAGGATCAGTGGCGTCCCGGCATGACAATTGACAAGATTATTGATGAACTCGACAGGACAGTCCGTTTACCGGGTCTGGCAAACCTCTGGGTGCCGCCTATCCGTAACCGTATTGATATGCTCTCAACCGGGATCAAAAGCCCGATAGGTATCAAAGTGTCCGGGACTGTTCTGTCCGATATCGACGCGACGGCGCAGAGTATCGAGGCGGTAGCCAAAACCGTGCCTGGCGTGGTGTCTGTCCTGGCTGAGCGACTTGAGGGCGGGCGCTACATCGATATCGATATCAACCGGGAGAAAGCCTCCCGCTACGGGATGACGGTAGGTGATGTCCAGCTGTTCGTCTCTTCAGCAATCGGAGGTGCTATGGTGGGTGAGACGGTTGAAGGGGTGGCCCGGTACCCTATTAACATTCGCTACCCGCAGGATTACCGGAACAGTCCGCAGGCGCTGAAACAGATGCCGATCCTGACCCCGATGAAGCAGCAGATCACGCTGGGCGATGTCGCGGATATTAACGTCGTTTCTGGACCAACCATGCTGAAAACCGAAAATGCCCGGCCAGCCAGCTGGATTTATGTTGATGCCCGCGGCAGGGACATGGTGTCGGTGGTTAACGACATTAAGACGGCCATCAGCGAGAAAGTGAAACTGAGACCGGGAACCAGTGTGGCATTCTCCGGACAGTTTGAACTGCTTGAGCATGCCAACAAGAAACTGAAGCTGATGGTGCCGATGACGGTGATGATCATTTTCATCCTGTTGTATCTGGCATTCCGCCGGGTTGACGAAGCCCTGCTGATCCTGATGAGCCTGCCGTTCGCCCTGGTTGGCGGAATATGGTTCCTGTACTGGCAGGGCTTCCATATGTCAGTGGCGACCGGAACCGGGTTTATCGCCCTGGCCGGGGTGGCAGCAGAGTTTGGCGTGGTCATGCTGATGTATCTGCGTCATGCCATTGAAGCGCACCCGGAATTGTCCCGTAAAGAGACGTTCACACCGGAAGGTCTTGATGAAGCCCTCTATCATGGTGCCGTACTGCGTGTCCGGCCGAAAGCCATGACCGTGGCGGTGATCATTGCGGGTCTGCTGCCAATACTCTGGGGAACCGGCGCAGGTTCAGAAGTCATGAGCCGTATTGCTGCGCCAATGATTGGTGGGATGATCACGGCTCCGCTGCTGTCCCTGTTCATTATTCCTGCCGCCTACAAATTAATCTGGCTGCGCAGACATAAAAAAAGCGTGTCATAA
- the silB gene encoding Cu(+)/Ag(+) efflux RND transporter periplasmic adaptor subunit SilB — translation MASLKIKYAAIIISSLIAGGLISVTAWQYVNSSQKTVQTEQKAPERKVLFWYDPMKPDTKFDKPGKSPFMDMDLVPKYADESGDKSSGGIRIDPTQVQNLGLKTQKVTRGMLNYSQTIPANVSYNEYQFVIVQARSDGFVEKVYPLTIGDHVKKGTPLIDITIPEWVEAQSEFLLLSGTGGTSTQIKGVLERLRLAGMPEEDIQRLRSTRTIQTRFTIKAPIDGVITAFDLRTGMNISKDKVVAQIQGMDPVWISAAVPESIAYLLKDTSQFEISVPAYPDKTFHVEKWNILPSVDQTTRTLQVRLQVSNKDEFLKPGMNAYLKLNTKSQEMLLIPSQAVIDTGKEQRVITVDDEGKFVPKQIHVLHESQQQSGIGSGLNEGDTVVVSGLFLIDSEANITGALERMRHPEKTENSMPAMSEQPVNMHSGH, via the coding sequence ATGGCTTCTTTAAAGATAAAATATGCTGCAATAATTATCAGCAGCCTCATAGCAGGAGGGCTGATATCGGTTACTGCCTGGCAGTATGTAAACTCATCACAAAAAACAGTACAAACCGAACAAAAGGCACCGGAGCGAAAGGTACTTTTCTGGTATGACCCGATGAAACCGGATACCAAATTTGATAAACCCGGAAAATCTCCCTTTATGGATATGGACCTGGTGCCAAAATATGCTGATGAAAGCGGCGATAAAAGCAGTGGCGGGATCCGTATCGATCCAACGCAGGTTCAGAATCTGGGATTAAAAACGCAAAAAGTCACGCGAGGAATGCTGAATTATTCTCAGACAATCCCGGCTAATGTCAGTTACAACGAGTATCAGTTTGTCATTGTGCAGGCGCGCTCTGACGGTTTCGTCGAAAAAGTGTATCCCCTGACGATTGGCGATCATGTGAAGAAAGGCACTCCGCTTATCGATATCACCATTCCTGAATGGGTTGAGGCACAAAGTGAGTTCCTGCTGTTATCCGGTACAGGCGGTACGTCAACCCAGATAAAAGGGGTTCTGGAGCGACTTCGTCTAGCTGGTATGCCGGAAGAGGATATTCAAAGGCTGCGTTCAACCCGCACAATCCAGACCCGTTTTACCATTAAAGCACCTATTGATGGTGTCATTACTGCGTTTGACCTGCGCACCGGAATGAATATTTCGAAAGATAAAGTAGTGGCTCAGATTCAGGGGATGGACCCGGTCTGGATCAGCGCTGCAGTGCCAGAATCTATCGCATATCTGCTGAAAGATACGTCGCAGTTTGAAATTTCGGTACCGGCTTATCCGGATAAAACATTCCATGTCGAAAAATGGAACATTCTTCCCAGCGTGGATCAGACAACCCGTACGCTTCAGGTCCGTCTCCAGGTTTCTAATAAGGATGAGTTTCTCAAGCCGGGCATGAATGCCTATCTGAAACTGAATACCAAGAGCCAGGAGATGCTGCTGATACCAAGCCAGGCCGTTATCGATACCGGCAAAGAACAGCGCGTGATTACTGTTGATGATGAAGGCAAGTTTGTGCCGAAACAGATCCACGTTCTGCATGAATCACAGCAACAGTCCGGCATTGGCTCCGGCCTGAATGAAGGCGATACCGTGGTGGTCAGTGGCCTGTTCCTCATTGACTCCGAAGCCAATATTACGGGCGCGCTGGAACGTATGCGCCACCCTGAAAAAACAGAAAACAGTATGCCAGCAATGTCTGAGCAGCCTGTAAATATGCATTCAGGGCACTGA
- the cusF gene encoding cation efflux system protein CusF, producing MRNSLKAVLFGAFSVMFSAGLHAETHQHGDMNAASDASVQQVIKGTGVVKDIDMNSKKITISHEAIPAVGWPAMTMRFTFVNADDAINALKTGNHVDFSFIQQGNISLLKSINVTQS from the coding sequence ATGCGTAATTCACTTAAAGCCGTTTTATTTGGTGCCTTCTCTGTCATGTTTTCTGCCGGTCTTCATGCTGAAACACATCAGCATGGCGATATGAATGCTGCCAGTGATGCTTCGGTACAGCAGGTTATCAAGGGCACCGGTGTCGTTAAAGACATTGATATGAATAGTAAAAAGATTACCATTTCGCACGAAGCAATCCCTGCTGTGGGCTGGCCTGCAATGACCATGCGCTTCACTTTTGTTAATGCAGACGACGCTATCAATGCCCTGAAAACCGGCAACCATGTCGATTTCTCGTTTATTCAGCAGGGCAATATCTCCTTACTCAAAAGCATTAACGTTACGCAATCCTGA
- the silR gene encoding copper/silver response regulator transcription factor SilR: MKILIVEDEIKTGEYLSKGLTEAGFVVDHADNGLTGYHLAMTAEYDLVILDIMLPDVNGWDIIRMLRTAGKGMPVLLLTALGTIEHRVKGLELGADDYLVKPFAFAELLARVRTLLRRGNTMITESQFKVADLSIDLVSRKVSRAGNRIVLTSKEFSLLEFFIRHQGEVLPRSLIASQVWDMNFDSDTNAIDVAVKRLRAKIDNDYETKLIQTVRGVGYMLEVPDA; the protein is encoded by the coding sequence ATGAAAATATTGATCGTCGAAGACGAAATTAAAACAGGTGAATATCTCAGCAAAGGGCTTACAGAGGCAGGGTTCGTAGTGGATCACGCTGATAATGGTCTTACCGGATATCATCTCGCCATGACAGCCGAGTATGATTTAGTCATTCTGGATATCATGCTACCTGATGTGAACGGCTGGGATATCATCCGCATGCTGCGCACTGCCGGAAAGGGTATGCCGGTCTTACTGCTGACAGCCCTCGGCACGATCGAACATAGGGTCAAAGGACTGGAACTGGGTGCGGACGATTATCTGGTTAAACCCTTTGCGTTTGCCGAACTGCTCGCCCGGGTGAGAACCCTTCTGAGGCGGGGAAACACGATGATCACGGAAAGCCAGTTTAAGGTGGCTGACCTCTCGATTGATCTCGTATCCAGAAAAGTCAGTCGCGCCGGAAACCGCATTGTGCTCACCAGTAAAGAGTTCAGCCTGCTGGAATTCTTCATTCGCCATCAGGGAGAGGTTCTTCCCCGCTCCCTGATTGCCTCTCAGGTCTGGGACATGAATTTTGACAGCGACACTAATGCGATCGATGTCGCAGTAAAGCGACTCCGCGCTAAAATAGACAACGATTACGAGACAAAGCTGATCCAGACAGTCCGGGGCGTGGGCTACATGCTGGAGGTCCCGGATGCATAG
- the silS gene encoding copper/silver sensor histidine kinase SilS, with product MHSKPSRRPFSLALRLTFFISLSTILAFIAFTWFMLHSVENHFAEQDVSDLQQISTTLNRILQSPVDPDDKKISKIKESIASYRNVALLLLNPRGEVLFSSAQGAALRPAVNSADFSEHSRARDVFLWTVEDPAGPMDTGSEMKMETYRIIASSGQAIFQGKQQNYVMLTGLSINFHLHYLDALKKNLIAIAVVISLLIVLIIRIAVRQGHLPLRNVSNAIKNITSENLDARLEPTRVPIELEQLVISFNHMIGKIEDVFTRQANFSADIAHEIRTPITNLVTQTEIALSQDRTQRELEDVLYSSLEEYNRMTKMVSDMLFLAQADNNQLIPDRVMFDLRAEVMKVFEFFEAWAEERNITLKFNGMPCLVEGDPQMFRRAINNLLSNALRYTPEGQAITVSIRKQGSFFDLVIENPGKPIPEEHLSRLFDRFYRVDPSRQRKGEGSGIGLAIVKSIVEAHHGRVHVESDIRSTRFILSVPRLEKMIPDPQH from the coding sequence ATGCATAGCAAACCTTCCAGACGCCCTTTCTCACTCGCTCTGCGGCTGACCTTTTTTATCAGCCTGTCCACGATACTGGCTTTTATCGCCTTCACCTGGTTTATGCTGCATTCTGTTGAAAATCATTTTGCCGAGCAGGATGTCAGCGATCTTCAACAAATCAGCACCACACTGAACCGTATACTGCAGTCCCCGGTGGATCCGGATGATAAAAAAATAAGCAAAATAAAGGAATCAATTGCCAGCTACCGCAACGTTGCCCTTTTGCTCCTCAATCCCAGGGGTGAAGTGCTCTTTAGCTCAGCTCAGGGGGCGGCACTACGCCCGGCAGTGAATTCAGCAGATTTTAGCGAGCACAGCCGCGCACGGGATGTCTTTCTCTGGACGGTGGAGGATCCTGCGGGACCGATGGATACCGGGTCCGAAATGAAGATGGAAACATACAGGATTATCGCCTCCTCTGGTCAGGCGATATTTCAGGGCAAACAGCAGAACTATGTCATGCTGACTGGCCTATCCATTAATTTCCATCTCCATTACCTCGATGCGCTGAAAAAGAACCTGATTGCGATTGCCGTCGTGATAAGCCTGTTGATTGTTCTGATCATTCGAATCGCTGTCCGTCAGGGGCACCTGCCCCTTCGTAATGTCAGCAATGCCATTAAAAACATCACCTCCGAGAATCTTGATGCGCGACTGGAACCGACACGCGTTCCCATTGAGCTGGAGCAACTGGTTATCTCGTTCAATCATATGATTGGAAAGATTGAGGATGTCTTTACCCGCCAGGCCAATTTCTCTGCCGATATCGCGCATGAGATCAGAACGCCCATCACCAATCTGGTGACGCAGACTGAAATCGCACTGAGTCAGGATCGAACACAGAGGGAACTTGAGGATGTCCTCTATTCCAGTCTTGAAGAGTATAACCGGATGACCAAAATGGTCAGCGATATGCTGTTCCTGGCACAGGCAGATAATAATCAGCTGATACCTGACAGGGTCATGTTTGACCTCAGAGCGGAAGTCATGAAAGTCTTCGAGTTTTTCGAAGCCTGGGCCGAAGAACGCAATATCACGCTCAAATTTAACGGGATGCCCTGTCTGGTCGAGGGAGATCCACAAATGTTTAGAAGAGCGATCAATAATCTGTTATCCAATGCCCTGCGTTATACCCCTGAGGGACAGGCAATCACCGTCTCAATAAGAAAACAGGGGAGCTTTTTTGACCTTGTGATTGAAAATCCGGGGAAACCAATCCCTGAAGAGCATTTATCAAGGCTGTTTGACCGTTTTTATCGGGTGGATCCGTCCAGACAACGAAAAGGAGAAGGCAGCGGCATCGGTCTTGCGATTGTGAAGTCAATCGTGGAAGCACATCACGGAAGAGTGCATGTGGAATCGGATATACGCTCGACACGTTTTATTTTATCCGTACCCAGACTGGAGAAAATGATTCCGGATCCCCAACACTGA
- the silE gene encoding silver-binding protein SilE — protein MKNIVLASLLGFGLISSAWATETVNIHERVNNAQAPAHQMQSAAAPVGIQGTAPRMTGMDQHEQAIIAHETMTNGSADAHQKMVESHQKMMGNNTVSTTVPSTSYAAMDEHERAAVAHEFMNNGQSGPHQAMAEAHRRMINVG, from the coding sequence ATGAAAAATATCGTATTAGCATCTTTGCTGGGCTTTGGTTTAATTTCTTCGGCCTGGGCCACTGAAACCGTGAATATCCATGAGCGCGTCAACAATGCACAGGCCCCTGCTCACCAGATGCAGTCTGCTGCGGCTCCTGTCGGGATCCAGGGGACTGCTCCCCGTATGACCGGTATGGACCAGCATGAACAGGCCATTATTGCTCATGAAACCATGACGAACGGATCGGCAGATGCGCACCAGAAAATGGTGGAAAGTCATCAGAAGATGATGGGAAATAACACAGTATCCACGACCGTCCCTTCAACGTCTTACGCGGCGATGGATGAGCATGAAAGAGCAGCGGTTGCCCATGAATTCATGAATAACGGTCAGTCCGGCCCACATCAGGCCATGGCCGAAGCGCACCGCCGCATGATCAATGTAGGCTGA
- the copM gene encoding CopM family metallochaperone produces MKIKNTLFVILMLSLPAISAEHSEMKMSDMHSSASSQEYMAGMKDMHEKMMAAVNEPDPDKAFAKGMIAHHEGAIAMAETELKYGKDPEMRKLAQDIIKAQKGEIEQMNKWLGSQK; encoded by the coding sequence ATGAAAATCAAAAACACCCTTTTTGTTATATTAATGTTATCCCTGCCAGCAATTTCTGCCGAACATTCGGAAATGAAAATGTCAGATATGCACTCATCGGCATCGTCACAGGAATATATGGCTGGCATGAAAGACATGCATGAAAAAATGATGGCCGCCGTTAATGAGCCCGATCCCGATAAGGCCTTTGCAAAAGGTATGATCGCACACCATGAAGGAGCAATAGCAATGGCTGAGACCGAGCTTAAATACGGAAAAGATCCCGAAATGAGAAAGCTTGCGCAGGACATCATTAAAGCTCAGAAAGGTGAAATCGAGCAGATGAATAAATGGCTTGGCAGTCAAAAATAA
- a CDS encoding IS3 family transposase (programmed frameshift): protein MSGKRYPEEFKTEAVKQVVDRGYSVASVATRLDITTHSLYAWIKKYGPDSSTNKEQSDAQAEIRRLQKELKRVTDERDILKKAGGVLRKAVRLRYAFIRDNSCCWPVRLLCRVLDVHPSGFYAWLQQPHSQRHQADLRLTGQIKQFWLELGCVYGYRKIHLDLRDSGQQCGVNRVWRLMKRVGIKAQVGYRSPRARKGEASIVSPNRLQRQFNPDAPDERWVTDITYIRTHEGWLYLAVVVDLFSRKIIGWSMQSRMTKDIVLNALLMAVWRRNPEKQVLVHSDQGSQYTSHEWQSFLKSHGLEGSMSRRGNCHDNAVAESFFQLLKRERIKKKIYGTREEARSDIFDYIEMFYNSKRRHGSSEQMSPTEYEKQYYQRLGSV, encoded by the exons ATGAGCGGTAAGCGTTATCCCGAAGAGTTTAAAACTGAAGCAGTCAAACAGGTTGTTGATCGCGGTTATTCTGTTGCCAGCGTTGCAACACGTCTCGATATCACCACCCACAGCCTTTATGCCTGGATAAAGAAGTACGGTCCGGATTCTTCCACTAATAAAGAACAGTCAGATGCTCAGGCCGAGATCCGCCGTCTCCAGAAAGAGCTGAAACGGGTTACCGACGAACGGGACATATTAAAAAAAGCTG GCGGCGTACTTCGCAAAGCTGTCCGACTGAGGTACGCCTTTATCCGTGACAACTCCTGTTGCTGGCCTGTTCGCCTGCTCTGTCGGGTGCTGGATGTTCATCCCAGTGGTTTTTACGCCTGGCTTCAGCAGCCGCATTCACAACGCCATCAGGCAGACCTGAGACTGACAGGACAGATTAAACAGTTCTGGCTGGAATTGGGATGCGTCTATGGTTATCGCAAAATCCATCTGGATCTGCGTGACAGCGGGCAACAGTGCGGAGTAAACAGAGTCTGGAGACTGATGAAACGTGTCGGAATAAAGGCTCAGGTCGGATACCGAAGCCCGCGGGCACGTAAAGGCGAGGCCAGTATCGTGTCACCCAACAGGCTCCAGCGACAGTTCAATCCGGATGCTCCTGATGAGCGTTGGGTAACGGACATAACCTACATCAGGACCCACGAAGGCTGGCTGTATCTTGCCGTTGTTGTTGATCTGTTCTCACGCAAAATTATCGGCTGGTCCATGCAATCCCGGATGACAAAGGACATTGTCCTGAACGCACTGCTGATGGCTGTATGGCGGCGTAATCCCGAAAAACAGGTGCTGGTTCATTCGGATCAGGGCAGTCAGTACACAAGCCATGAGTGGCAGTCGTTCCTGAAATCACACGGCCTGGAGGGTAGCATGAGCCGTCGCGGTAACTGCCATGATAATGCGGTTGCAGAAAGTTTTTTCCAGTTGTTGAAACGTGAACGGATAAAGAAAAAGATCTACGGAACGCGAGAAGAAGCCCGCAGTGATATTTTTGATTACATCGAAATGTTTTATAACAGTAAGCGTCGGCATGGTTCTAGCGAACAGATGTCACCGACAGAATATGAAAAACAGTATTATCAACGGCTCGGAAGTGTCTAG
- a CDS encoding recombinase family protein — translation MFIFGYLRASTQEQDALRAKSRLKDFAQQHNHRIAGWYVENASGAALHRPELMRLLQDTEPGDAILIEQVDRLSRLDDNGWESLKKMINEKSLSIISLDLPTSHIALSTPSAYDFTHSMLRAVNNMMLDMLAAIARKDYEDRRRRQMEGITAAKEKGKYRGRLADKEKHELIRTLRKKNGKSINETARLAGVSRMTVIRACKDTD, via the coding sequence TTGTTTATATTTGGATATCTTCGTGCTTCAACTCAGGAACAGGATGCACTGCGTGCAAAATCGAGGCTCAAGGACTTTGCTCAACAACACAATCATCGCATTGCTGGCTGGTATGTTGAAAATGCTTCAGGCGCAGCATTGCACCGACCGGAACTGATGAGACTGCTTCAGGATACAGAGCCAGGGGATGCGATACTTATAGAACAAGTAGATCGGCTTTCACGCCTGGATGATAATGGCTGGGAATCTTTAAAAAAGATGATTAATGAGAAATCGCTTTCAATAATAAGCCTTGATTTGCCTACAAGTCACATTGCCCTGTCCACACCATCAGCTTATGACTTTACTCATAGTATGCTCCGGGCAGTGAATAATATGATGCTGGACATGTTAGCTGCTATCGCCCGTAAAGATTATGAAGATCGTCGCAGAAGGCAGATGGAAGGAATTACAGCCGCCAAGGAAAAAGGGAAATACAGGGGGAGGCTAGCAGATAAGGAAAAACATGAGTTAATTAGAACGCTTCGCAAGAAAAACGGAAAATCAATAAATGAAACGGCAAGGCTCGCCGGCGTTTCACGCATGACAGTTATTCGAGCATGTAAAGATACGGATTGA